The Pseudomonas sp. LFM046 region GATGCTGTTCGACGAGCCCACCTCGGCGCTGGACCCGGAACTGGTCGGCGAAGTGCTGCGGGTGATCCGCTCCCTGGCCGAAGAGGGGCGCACCATGATCCTGGTGACCCACGAGATGGCCTTCGCCCGCGACGTTTCCACCCACGTTGCCTTCCTCCACCAGGGCCGGATCGAAGAGGAAGGCCCGCCGCAGGAGGTCTTCCTGCGTCCGCGCAGCGAGCGCTGCCGGCAGTTCGTCACGGCTCACCAGAATCGCTGAACCCAGCCGCCATGGGCGGCCGGTGCCACAAGCTCTAACCACAACAAAACCAAGCAGGGCAGGTATCACCATGAAGAAGTCTGGACTGGCAAGTTGGATGGCAGGTGCGGTAATGCTCGTCGCCGGTGTAGCGGGCGCGCAGGCCGATCCCATTCGGTTCGCATTGGCGGCGGAACCCTATCCGCCCTTCTCGGTGAGGCAGCCGGACGGCCAATGGACCGGTTTCGAGCCGGACCTGATCCGCAAGCTGTGCGCGGATATGCAGGCGGAGTGCGTGATCGAGGAAGTGGCCTGGGACGGCATCATTCCTGCGCTGCTGGCGAAGAAGGTGGACGTGATCTTCAACTCCATGTCCATCACCGAGGAGCGCGAAAAGCAGATTTCCTTCAGCCGTCCCTACTACGACTCGCCCGCCGTCATCGTCGCGCCTGAGGCCGTGGAAGTGGGCACCAAACCCGAGGCCATGAAGGGCAAGTCGATCGGCGTGCAGATCTCCACCAACAACTCCAACTACGTGAAGAAGTACTACGAGGGCATCGCCGACGTTCGCTACTACGACACCCAGGACGCGGTGAACTCCGACCTCGTGGCCGGTCGTATCGACCTGATGCTGGCCGACGGCCTGGGCGTAGCGGACTTCGTCAAGTCGGCCGATGCCAAATCGGCAGGAATCGTGGTGAAGGGCGAGGTGCCCTATGACCCGGTGTT contains the following coding sequences:
- a CDS encoding transporter substrate-binding domain-containing protein, with the protein product MKKSGLASWMAGAVMLVAGVAGAQADPIRFALAAEPYPPFSVRQPDGQWTGFEPDLIRKLCADMQAECVIEEVAWDGIIPALLAKKVDVIFNSMSITEEREKQISFSRPYYDSPAVIVAPEAVEVGTKPEAMKGKSIGVQISTNNSNYVKKYYEGIADVRYYDTQDAVNSDLVAGRIDLMLADGLGVADFVKSADAKSAGIVVKGEVPYDPVFGRGMGAGLRKEDQALRARIDDAIGKLLASEDYKTISARYFDVSVAPKQ